From Longimicrobium sp.:
CGATGCGCGGCGGATGAGCGAGGCCAACCCGCAGCAGTCGCGCTACCGCTGGCCCAGCGTGGAGCTGGTGAGCTGGCGCTCCGAGGACGGCGCCGACCTGCAGGGGCTCCTCTACAAGCCGGAAGGGTTCGATCCGTCGAAGAAGTACCCGATGGTGGTCTACTTCTACGAGTCGCTCTCGGACAACCTGCACCAGTACCGGATGGACGTGCCGCGCAACACGATCCAGCCCACGCTGTACGCGTCGAACGACTACCTGGTGTTCATGCCGGACATCCACTACACCACCGGCTACCCGGGGCAGAGCGCCATGCGCTCCATCGTCCCCGGCGTGCGCTCGCTGATCGGGCGCGGCTTCGTGGACTCGGCGAAGGTGGCGATCCAGGGGCAGTCGTGGGGCGGCTACCAGGTGGCGTACATGATCACCCGCACCCCCATGTTCCGCGCGGCGATGGCGGGGGCGCCGGTGGCCAACATGACGAGCGCGTACGGCGGCATTCGCTGGCAGAGCGGCCTCGCGCGCGCCTTCCAGTACGAGCGCGGGCAGAGCCGCATCGGCGCCACCCCGTGGCAGAACCGGGAGCTGTACATCGAGAACTCCCCGCTCTTCGCCGCGGACCGCATCCAGACGCCGCTGATGATCATGCACAACGACAACGACGGCGCGGTGCCCTGGTACCAGGGGATCGAGATGTTCGTCGCGCTCCGCCGCCTGGGGAAGGAGGTGTACCTGATCAACTACAACGGCGACGAGCAAAACCCCACCAAGCGCGCCAACCAGGTTGACGTGGCGATTCGGATGATGCAATTCTTCGATCACCACCTCAAGGGCCGCCCGCAGCCGGACTGGATGCGCCAGGGCGTCCCCTTCCTGAACAAGGGCCGCGACCAGGTGCTCCCCGCGGCCGAGGTGCCGCAGCCGGGCGCCCCCGCCACCGGCGCGACGACGGCCGCGCCGCAACCCTGACCTTCTGCACCATGCCCCTCCGCTCCATCCGCCGGCTGACGGCGGTGCTCCTGCTGGCCTGGGCCGCGCCTTCCGCGGCCCAGGCGCCCGACACGGCCTCCGTGGTGGGACGCGCCGTCGATGCGGCGACGCTGGCGCCGCTCGCGGGTGTGCAGGTCCGCATGTCGTCGCTGAAGCGCACGGCCGTCAGCGACGCGAACGGCGTGTTCAGGATCACCGGCCTGCCGCTGGGCGACCACACCACGATGGTCACCCGCCTCGGCTACCGCACGTCGGTCGGCGTATGGCGGGTGGGCCGCGAGGGGCTGGAGCTGGAGGTGCCACTGACCGCGGAGCCGCTGATGCTGGAGGCGATCCGGGTGCAGTCGCGCCAGTTCGAGCGGCGGCTGCGCTCCAGCGGCTACACGGTGCGGGGCTTCGCCAGCGAGGAGCTCACCCTGAGCACGTCGCCCGACGCGGGCGAGTTCGTCCGCACCAGGATGGGGCTG
This genomic window contains:
- a CDS encoding carboxypeptidase regulatory-like domain-containing protein — protein: MPLRSIRRLTAVLLLAWAAPSAAQAPDTASVVGRAVDAATLAPLAGVQVRMSSLKRTAVSDANGVFRITGLPLGDHTTMVTRLGYRTSVGVWRVGREGLELEVPLTAEPLMLEAIRVQSRQFERRLRSSGYTVRGFASEELTLSTSPDAGEFVRTRMGLARTACGSLGGGGGQECVRVRGAPVRPCVIVDERPAFGGFAELELYRPQELFRVDVIAGGAVIQVYTTQFVQRMNQGRWTPLSADNLTRIACVGGGR